From one Acidobacteriota bacterium genomic stretch:
- a CDS encoding threonylcarbamoyl-AMP synthase: protein MAVDVKSWRARAALPRRLAVDPDRPDSAALQPAVDALAAGEVVAFPTDTLYGLAVDPRRSDAARRLFAVKRRPAGVAVPLIAADVGQVALVVRSLTPLARRLADRWWPGPVSIVLDALPELDPRLVDAAGTIALRVPAHSLARRLAACFNHPITATSANRSGESPATDAASVVEALGREVPMVVDGGPTAGGPPSTIVDARGGAPALVREGVVSWSRVLQSLA, encoded by the coding sequence GTGGCGGTTGACGTGAAGTCATGGCGCGCTCGTGCCGCGTTGCCGCGTCGGTTGGCCGTCGATCCGGACCGTCCGGATTCGGCCGCTCTCCAACCGGCCGTCGACGCGCTCGCGGCCGGAGAGGTGGTCGCGTTCCCTACCGATACGTTGTACGGTCTGGCGGTCGATCCCCGCCGGTCCGATGCGGCGCGGCGGCTCTTTGCGGTGAAGCGCCGCCCGGCCGGCGTGGCGGTGCCGTTGATTGCAGCGGACGTTGGCCAGGTCGCGCTGGTCGTGCGAAGTCTCACGCCGCTCGCCCGCCGCCTGGCCGACCGCTGGTGGCCCGGTCCGGTCTCGATCGTGCTGGACGCCCTGCCCGAACTCGACCCGCGCCTGGTGGATGCGGCCGGCACGATCGCACTCCGCGTCCCGGCGCATTCGCTGGCGCGGCGTCTCGCGGCGTGCTTCAACCACCCTATCACGGCCACGAGCGCCAACCGGAGCGGGGAATCCCCGGCCACGGATGCCGCTTCGGTGGTCGAGGCTCTGGGTCGTGAGGTGCCCATGGTGGTCGATGGTGGACCGACCGCGGGCGGGCCGCCGTCGACGATCGTGGACGCACGGGGCGGCGCGCCTGCGCTGGTGCGGGAAGGGGTGGTCTCGTGGAGCCGCGTGCTACAATCGCTGGCGTGA
- a CDS encoding CDP-alcohol phosphatidyltransferase family protein, whose protein sequence is MSAMTALTTANQLTLFRLFAVPCVVILVLYRFNGWALITFAVAGITDALDGVIARRSGQPTSLGAFLDPMADKLLLLSTFVVLTLERDPPLPNVLPVWLTVLVISRDVIIVLTVAVVNLAIGRREFHPSTLGKVATLLYVLTCAFTLLFNYLESPSVVVDFMVYASLVVTVGSGLHYILHVARLVNEG, encoded by the coding sequence ATGAGCGCGATGACGGCGCTTACCACCGCCAATCAGCTCACGTTGTTCAGGCTCTTCGCGGTTCCCTGCGTGGTCATCCTGGTGCTGTACCGCTTCAACGGATGGGCGCTCATCACCTTCGCCGTCGCGGGAATCACCGACGCACTCGACGGGGTCATCGCGCGTCGCTCCGGCCAGCCGACGAGCCTGGGCGCGTTCCTGGACCCGATGGCAGACAAGCTGCTGCTGCTGTCGACGTTCGTGGTGCTGACCCTGGAGCGCGACCCGCCGCTGCCGAACGTGCTCCCGGTCTGGCTCACCGTTCTCGTCATCAGCCGCGACGTCATAATCGTATTGACGGTGGCGGTGGTGAATCTGGCGATCGGGCGCCGCGAGTTCCATCCGTCCACCCTTGGCAAGGTCGCCACGCTGCTCTACGTGCTGACCTGCGCCTTCACCCTCCTGTTCAACTACCTGGAGAGTCCCTCCGTGGTCGTCGACTTCATGGTGTACGCGTCGCTGGTCGTGACTGTCGGCTCCGGCCTGCACTACATCCTGCACGTGGCCCGCCTCGTCAACGAGGGGTGA
- a CDS encoding SDR family oxidoreductase, whose translation MQRAVITGVAGFIGSHLADGLLERGCSVVGIDNLLTGSLANIRHLRDREFEFIEHDVTRDISVAGPVDLVLHWASPASPVDYLDLPIPTLKVGALGTHNALGLAKAKGARFVLASTSEVYGDPLEHPQRESYWGNVNPIGPRGVYDEAKRFAEAITTAYHRYHGLDAKIVRIFNTYGPRMRLQDGRAIPNFITQALRGEDVTVYGDGEQTRSFCFIRDLVRGIIALAESDVNEPVNLGNPAEMTIREIADAIISATGSRSRVVRMPLPTDDPKVRQPDITRARTLLGWEPDVSLAEGLEVTIDYFRSRLAAAGASP comes from the coding sequence ATGCAACGCGCCGTCATCACCGGAGTGGCCGGATTCATCGGCTCCCACCTGGCCGACGGCCTTCTCGAACGCGGCTGCTCGGTGGTCGGGATCGACAACCTGCTGACCGGCAGCCTCGCGAACATCCGGCATCTGCGTGACCGGGAGTTCGAGTTCATCGAGCACGACGTCACCAGGGACATCTCCGTTGCGGGACCGGTGGACCTGGTTCTGCACTGGGCGAGCCCGGCGAGTCCGGTCGACTATCTGGATCTGCCGATCCCCACCCTCAAGGTGGGCGCCCTGGGAACGCACAACGCCCTGGGCCTGGCCAAGGCCAAGGGCGCGCGCTTCGTGCTGGCCTCGACGTCGGAAGTCTACGGCGACCCGCTGGAGCACCCGCAGCGGGAAAGCTACTGGGGCAACGTCAATCCCATCGGCCCACGCGGGGTCTACGACGAGGCGAAGCGCTTCGCCGAGGCAATCACCACCGCCTACCACCGCTACCACGGACTGGACGCCAAGATCGTCCGCATCTTCAACACCTACGGCCCGCGGATGCGGCTGCAGGACGGCCGCGCGATCCCGAACTTCATCACCCAGGCGCTGCGCGGCGAGGACGTCACGGTCTACGGCGACGGCGAGCAGACGCGCAGCTTCTGCTTCATCCGCGACCTGGTGCGCGGGATCATCGCGCTCGCGGAATCCGACGTCAACGAACCGGTCAACCTCGGCAATCCGGCCGAAATGACGATTCGAGAGATCGCCGACGCCATCATCTCCGCGACCGGCTCGCGGTCTCGCGTGGTGCGGATGCCGCTCCCCACCGACGACCCGAAGGTGCGCCAACCGGACATCACCCGCGCGCGGACCCTCCTGGGATGGGAGCCCGACGTGTCGCTGGCCGAGGGCCTGGAAGTGACGATCGACTACTTTCGATCGAGGCTGGCCGCGGCCGGCGCAAGCCCGTAG
- a CDS encoding undecaprenyl-phosphate glucose phosphotransferase, translating to MTRQTRVLTACHVVLDFTLGMAAFALAYYLRFEVGLFATPKGQPAFVPQYLVLMPFVGLLVPLAFHLQGAYRLHRHRTGVDDFFNLLVGTLLAVIAGLLGTLYVQVYSASPADRDAGAFEVSRLVWGLFVVLNVGLTYASRDLLRRYMRRRFAAGIGLRRVLIAGTGELARHVADRFLRHAEFGYHVTGFLDDDVAGGDNVGYRGLPLLGTLADAGDVVARERIDQLYVALPLDRHVKMLGLIEVANRECIDVKVVPDFLQFVTLRARLEELDGIPLINVNDVPLQGLNAAVKRVIDVGCTVAALLVLAVPMGVIAAVIRLTSPGPAIYRQERMGLDGRPFMTIKFRSMFTDAERHTGPIWTRRDDPRCTPVGRVLRRFSLDELPQLWNVLRGEMSLVGPRPERPYFVEQFKDQVPQYMLRHKVKAGLTGWAQVNDLRGNTSIEKRIEYDLYYIENWSVALDFKIMWLTVLRLSFHRNAY from the coding sequence ATGACTCGGCAGACGAGAGTTCTCACCGCGTGCCACGTCGTCCTCGACTTCACGCTCGGCATGGCGGCGTTCGCGCTGGCCTACTACCTGCGCTTCGAGGTCGGCCTGTTCGCGACGCCGAAGGGACAGCCGGCCTTCGTTCCGCAGTACCTCGTCCTGATGCCGTTCGTCGGCCTGCTCGTACCGCTGGCGTTCCACCTGCAGGGGGCCTACCGCCTGCATCGCCACCGGACCGGCGTCGACGACTTCTTCAACCTGCTCGTCGGCACGCTGCTCGCCGTGATCGCGGGGCTGCTCGGCACGCTGTACGTGCAGGTGTACTCCGCTTCGCCGGCCGACCGGGACGCCGGAGCGTTCGAGGTCTCACGCCTCGTCTGGGGCCTGTTCGTCGTCCTGAACGTCGGCCTGACCTACGCGTCACGGGACCTGCTGCGGCGCTACATGCGGCGCCGGTTCGCGGCGGGCATCGGACTGCGGCGCGTGCTCATCGCCGGCACCGGCGAGCTCGCGCGGCACGTCGCGGATCGCTTTCTGCGGCATGCCGAGTTCGGGTACCACGTCACCGGCTTCCTCGACGACGACGTCGCCGGCGGCGACAACGTGGGTTATCGCGGCCTCCCGCTGCTGGGGACGCTGGCCGATGCCGGGGACGTCGTCGCGCGGGAGCGCATCGACCAGTTGTACGTGGCGCTCCCGCTGGACCGGCACGTCAAGATGCTCGGGCTGATCGAGGTGGCCAACCGCGAGTGCATAGACGTCAAGGTGGTGCCCGACTTCTTGCAGTTCGTCACGCTGCGCGCCCGGCTCGAGGAGCTCGACGGGATTCCGCTGATCAACGTGAACGACGTCCCGCTGCAGGGCCTGAACGCCGCCGTCAAGCGAGTCATCGACGTCGGTTGCACGGTCGCGGCACTGCTGGTGCTGGCGGTGCCGATGGGGGTGATCGCCGCCGTCATCCGTCTGACCTCTCCCGGCCCGGCAATCTACCGGCAGGAGCGCATGGGGCTCGACGGCCGCCCGTTCATGACGATCAAGTTCCGATCGATGTTCACCGACGCCGAACGTCACACGGGACCGATCTGGACCCGCAGGGACGATCCACGCTGCACGCCGGTCGGTCGCGTGCTGCGCCGCTTCAGCCTCGACGAGCTGCCGCAGCTCTGGAACGTGCTGCGCGGCGAGATGTCCCTGGTCGGACCGCGGCCCGAGCGCCCGTACTTCGTCGAGCAGTTCAAGGATCAGGTTCCGCAGTACATGCTCCGTCACAAGGTGAAGGCCGGACTGACCGGCTGGGCGCAGGTGAACGACCTGCGCGGGAACACCTCCATCGAGAAGCGCATCGAGTACGATCTCTACTACATCGAGAACTGGTCCGTCGCCCTCGACTTCAAGATCATGTGGCTGACGGTGCTCCGCCTCTCGTTCCACCGCAACGCATACTGA